A portion of the Bdellovibrio bacteriovorus genome contains these proteins:
- a CDS encoding MaoC family dehydratase, with the protein MGHHIDVGHTAVIEVKVTDKMVRQFAEMSGDHNPIHLDDAYAAKTRFGKRIAHGMIVGALISRSLVDGIGGGGIYLGQTLKFVNPVFIDDTIVITIKVTGIRKEKGICTVETNVAKPNGDVVVKGDAVIMLMAPPA; encoded by the coding sequence ATGGGTCATCATATCGACGTAGGGCATACAGCAGTAATTGAAGTAAAAGTGACGGATAAAATGGTTCGTCAGTTTGCAGAAATGTCTGGGGATCATAATCCCATTCATTTGGATGATGCTTATGCCGCAAAAACCCGTTTTGGTAAACGTATCGCTCACGGGATGATCGTCGGGGCCTTGATTTCCCGCTCTTTGGTAGATGGCATTGGTGGCGGCGGTATTTACCTAGGACAAACACTGAAATTTGTGAATCCCGTATTTATCGACGATACTATTGTCATCACCATTAAGGTGACCGGCATTCGTAAAGAAAAAGGCATTTGCACGGTCGAAACGAATGTCGCAAAACCAAATGGTGATGTGGTCGTCAAAGGCGATGCTGTCATCATGTTGATGGCGCCACCA
- a CDS encoding TIGR02147 family protein, producing the protein MTGKNLQYHIKVLKDELNLRRKKNPSYSLRAFAKYLEISPSLLSNLLRGLKGISDKKAGNIAKKLQLDAENKKFFVLSAVGAHGRSATKRKGAAAELENLKKRQDNTVKFAGNEIEVIRSWHYLTFLELLELKDCDHSITWFARRLGLSTMATDKIVSQLISLKMVEIIDQKYTARHAESQSSFDVPSPAIKDFHRSVLTEAAKALVRDDVMKREYMSMTFAFNEKKVAEAKEALREFQTQFASRFYEQDAEKDSVYQLSLQFFRTDLPVGDHK; encoded by the coding sequence ATGACCGGTAAAAATCTGCAATATCATATTAAAGTACTTAAAGATGAACTGAATTTACGTCGCAAAAAAAATCCTTCCTATTCTTTGCGGGCGTTTGCCAAGTACTTGGAAATCAGCCCGTCTTTATTGTCGAACTTATTACGTGGCCTTAAAGGCATCTCAGATAAAAAAGCGGGAAATATTGCTAAAAAGCTTCAGCTCGACGCTGAGAACAAGAAATTTTTTGTTCTGAGTGCGGTGGGGGCTCACGGCCGATCGGCCACAAAAAGAAAAGGCGCGGCGGCTGAGTTAGAAAATTTGAAAAAGCGACAGGACAATACAGTAAAATTCGCGGGCAATGAAATCGAAGTCATCCGCAGTTGGCACTATCTAACTTTTCTTGAGCTTTTAGAATTAAAGGACTGTGACCACTCAATCACGTGGTTTGCGCGAAGGTTAGGACTTTCCACTATGGCTACCGATAAAATTGTTTCGCAGTTGATTTCTTTAAAGATGGTTGAAATCATCGATCAAAAATATACCGCCCGACATGCGGAATCGCAGTCTTCTTTCGATGTACCTTCGCCAGCAATCAAGGATTTTCATCGCAGTGTTCTGACGGAAGCGGCTAAAGCCTTGGTACGCGACGATGTGATGAAACGTGAATACATGAGCATGACCTTTGCTTTCAATGAAAAGAAGGTGGCCGAAGCCAAAGAGGCCCTTCGCGAATTTCAAACTCAGTTTGCGTCTCGTTTTTATGAGCAAGATGCGGAAAAAGATTCCGTTTATCAGCTCTCTCTGCAATTCTTTCGCACAGATTTACCCGTAGGTGATCACAAATGA
- a CDS encoding cell envelope integrity protein TolA has product MPVIRAILFSSGFHILAIICLVWLAPLLAPKAPPETIQVELYPEGRILEALLPAEKKRQVVRQALVPEKLKVKDDETLAKLLSAEKQRVREQTQASETGMTANRANTASPSQEKPDQAVTEKTKRAADKNTERDPDGYKPVDITDDLRQMNQLEGMSTVGDRLEVKVGSFTALNTDRHLFYSFYSRMEELIRYRWETRVMQAMETLNPALAPRGTTSWETQVEFLLDKHGNVQKAKIMKLSGMPSFDLTGPAAFKDARVIPNPPPEMVQEDGFIHINIAFTVNYNPKWFARSEDN; this is encoded by the coding sequence ATGCCTGTGATTCGCGCGATTTTATTCAGTTCTGGGTTTCATATTTTAGCCATTATCTGCTTGGTCTGGCTGGCTCCATTACTTGCGCCTAAAGCTCCACCAGAAACCATCCAAGTAGAACTCTATCCCGAAGGTCGTATTTTAGAGGCCCTTTTGCCGGCAGAAAAAAAACGCCAAGTCGTGCGCCAAGCTTTGGTGCCTGAAAAGTTAAAAGTTAAAGACGACGAAACTTTGGCAAAGCTTTTATCCGCAGAAAAACAGCGTGTGCGTGAGCAAACTCAAGCTTCTGAAACGGGCATGACCGCCAATCGCGCAAATACAGCCAGCCCTAGCCAAGAAAAACCAGATCAAGCCGTTACTGAAAAAACCAAGCGTGCCGCAGATAAAAACACCGAACGTGATCCCGATGGTTATAAGCCCGTCGACATCACCGATGATTTGCGCCAGATGAATCAGTTAGAGGGCATGTCCACTGTCGGCGACAGGCTTGAAGTCAAAGTGGGTTCATTCACTGCCCTGAATACCGATCGCCATTTGTTTTATTCTTTTTATTCACGCATGGAAGAATTGATTCGCTATCGTTGGGAAACCCGTGTGATGCAGGCCATGGAAACTTTAAATCCCGCACTGGCTCCGCGTGGAACCACCTCGTGGGAAACTCAAGTCGAATTTTTATTGGATAAGCACGGCAATGTGCAAAAAGCAAAAATCATGAAGCTTTCAGGGATGCCGTCTTTTGATTTGACGGGACCGGCTGCTTTTAAAGATGCTCGCGTGATCCCCAACCCTCCCCCTGAAATGGTTCAGGAGGACGGGTTTATTCATATCAACATCGCCTTCACGGTGAACTACAATCCAAAGTGGTTTGCACGTTCTGAAGACAACTAG
- a CDS encoding PilZ domain-containing protein, producing MGKVLDITSRLKSQNSVENERVTTAADVHDITAARQEILSRDRRHVKRTILTEFVGAFVVLPEKGLLKAALYDISDSGLAFDLELLEGGFASGEEVAMRVYLNHSTYFPFTIRVTNARAIEDEGVVRHGANFIKGSVNDVALHHFIKFIETVSASLKTDSGDVQVSHIS from the coding sequence ATGGGGAAAGTTCTAGATATCACGTCACGTCTAAAATCTCAAAATTCTGTGGAAAATGAGAGAGTTACGACGGCGGCCGATGTCCACGATATTACAGCGGCTCGTCAGGAAATTTTAAGCCGTGACCGACGCCATGTAAAAAGAACCATTTTAACTGAATTCGTAGGGGCTTTCGTAGTCCTTCCAGAGAAGGGCCTTTTAAAGGCCGCACTCTATGACATCTCTGACAGCGGTTTGGCTTTTGACCTTGAATTGCTCGAAGGCGGATTTGCTTCGGGTGAAGAAGTAGCAATGCGTGTGTACCTAAATCACTCAACATATTTTCCGTTCACGATCCGTGTGACAAACGCGCGTGCGATTGAAGATGAGGGCGTTGTTCGTCACGGGGCTAACTTCATCAAAGGCAGTGTGAATGATGTCGCACTTCATCATTTTATTAAATTCATCGAAACGGTCAGCGCAAGTCTGAAAACAGACTCTGGCGACGTTCAAGTCAGTCACATCTCTTAA
- the msrB gene encoding peptide-methionine (R)-S-oxide reductase MsrB → MSEKILKCGLPNDEKELRKLLTPEQYRIMVENGTERPFQNEYWDNHEPGLYVDAISGVPLFSSDDKFDSGSGWPSFTKPVSPDAVVEFRDESHGMIRVEVRAKVSNSHLGHVFDDGPAPTGLRYCINSASLKFIPKKPSERE, encoded by the coding sequence ATGTCAGAGAAAATCCTAAAATGCGGCCTTCCAAACGATGAAAAAGAACTGAGAAAACTTCTAACTCCGGAGCAATACCGGATCATGGTTGAAAACGGCACGGAACGTCCTTTTCAAAATGAGTACTGGGATAACCACGAGCCAGGCCTTTATGTCGATGCGATTTCGGGTGTTCCACTTTTCTCGAGTGATGATAAATTTGACTCAGGATCCGGCTGGCCCAGTTTCACTAAACCGGTTTCGCCTGATGCAGTGGTTGAATTTAGAGATGAAAGCCATGGAATGATTCGCGTGGAAGTCAGAGCGAAAGTTTCAAACTCTCACCTAGGACATGTCTTTGACGACGGTCCCGCGCCGACGGGTTTGCGCTATTGTATCAACTCGGCTTCTTTAAAGTTCATCCCTAAAAAGCCCAGTGAAAGAGAATAG
- a CDS encoding PhoH family protein, with translation MSKVKRRKIVVDTNVILFDSQAILRFGDADVHIPISVIEEVDKFKRDQGENGRNARQFSRFIDVLRAKGSLASGVQIENSETMVYINTDLMLAGMPSELDQQKADNRILNTALALQKQHPRLKVELITKDINLRIKADVYGVIANDYDANDINRDDLYEGYQEIMVNPTQIDAFYREKRFVPDMKLYANQYVIMKDASNPNHSAIGRFSDAEKAIVPLVQAADSIWGVHARNVEQAFALDCLLNDEIMFISLVGKAGTGKTLMAIAAGLHKTLDQGQFQRLLVSRPIFPMGRDIGYLPGDIEQKLNPWMQPIFDNVEFLMGADKKAAGRAQELINQGMLNIEPLTYIRGRSIPKQYLIVDEAQNLTPHEIKTIVTRAGQGTKVVLTGDVYQIDNPYVDSANSGLTYAVERFKGHPIAAHVTLTKGERSALAELAANIL, from the coding sequence TTGAGTAAAGTAAAGCGCAGAAAAATTGTAGTTGATACCAATGTTATTCTTTTCGATTCTCAAGCCATTTTGCGTTTTGGGGACGCCGATGTTCATATTCCTATTTCCGTCATTGAAGAAGTAGACAAGTTTAAACGTGACCAAGGTGAAAATGGACGAAATGCTCGTCAGTTCAGCCGCTTTATCGACGTGCTAAGAGCAAAAGGTTCTTTAGCGAGTGGTGTGCAAATTGAAAACTCAGAGACGATGGTTTACATCAATACCGATTTGATGTTGGCCGGCATGCCTTCCGAGTTGGATCAGCAAAAAGCTGATAATCGTATCTTAAATACGGCTTTGGCTTTGCAAAAACAACATCCGCGTTTAAAGGTTGAACTGATCACCAAAGACATCAATCTTCGTATTAAGGCCGATGTTTACGGCGTGATCGCCAATGATTACGACGCCAACGATATCAACCGCGATGATCTTTATGAAGGCTATCAAGAGATCATGGTCAACCCGACACAGATTGATGCTTTTTATCGCGAAAAGCGCTTTGTTCCGGACATGAAACTTTATGCCAATCAATACGTGATCATGAAAGATGCGAGCAATCCGAATCACTCGGCGATTGGTCGTTTTAGTGACGCGGAAAAAGCGATTGTCCCATTGGTACAAGCGGCGGATTCAATCTGGGGAGTGCATGCTCGCAACGTCGAACAAGCGTTTGCTTTAGATTGTTTGTTAAACGATGAAATCATGTTTATCTCTTTGGTCGGTAAGGCCGGTACGGGTAAAACCTTGATGGCGATTGCTGCCGGTTTGCATAAAACTTTAGATCAAGGACAATTCCAAAGATTGTTAGTTTCTCGTCCGATTTTTCCAATGGGTCGAGACATTGGTTATTTGCCAGGGGACATCGAACAAAAGTTGAACCCTTGGATGCAACCGATTTTTGACAATGTGGAATTCCTGATGGGTGCGGACAAAAAAGCCGCAGGGCGTGCTCAAGAGTTGATCAATCAAGGTATGCTGAACATTGAACCGCTGACATACATTCGCGGTCGCAGCATTCCGAAGCAATACCTGATTGTTGACGAGGCACAAAACTTGACTCCGCATGAAATCAAGACGATCGTTACTCGCGCAGGTCAAGGCACGAAAGTGGTTTTGACGGGGGACGTTTATCAGATCGACAACCCCTATGTGGATTCCGCAAACAGCGGTTTGACATATGCTGTTGAGCGTTTCAAGGGTCACCCTATCGCGGCCCATGTGACACTCACAAAAGGTGAACGATCTGCTTTGGCCGAGTTGGCTGCGAATATTCTGTAG
- a CDS encoding outer membrane beta-barrel protein has protein sequence MNKIISTLGLLATMTLSSYAHAFYTELGASYGRKTTTFDQENSFDTESITGSLSIYFLERMALELSYTDATGVKKEKASLTDPRRTTTQKSQILGADLILAFADKKALFQPYVKGGGAQIKRSQTAVIEGAGTASIDPETATVPSYGAGMKIQLTETFGLKFSYDVWKTPLDGGAQTDDSSIRAGVTWIL, from the coding sequence ATGAATAAAATCATTTCTACACTTGGCTTACTGGCAACGATGACTCTAAGTTCTTACGCGCATGCTTTCTATACCGAGCTGGGCGCCTCTTATGGCAGAAAAACGACCACGTTTGACCAAGAAAACTCTTTTGATACGGAATCCATCACGGGTTCTCTTTCAATTTACTTCTTAGAGCGCATGGCATTAGAGCTGAGCTACACTGATGCCACCGGCGTTAAAAAAGAAAAAGCAAGCTTAACGGATCCTCGCCGTACCACGACTCAAAAATCCCAAATTCTGGGCGCTGACTTAATTTTGGCCTTTGCCGATAAGAAAGCCCTTTTCCAACCCTACGTCAAAGGCGGAGGCGCGCAAATCAAACGCAGTCAGACGGCGGTGATTGAAGGTGCGGGAACAGCTTCTATTGACCCGGAAACAGCCACGGTTCCCAGTTACGGGGCCGGCATGAAAATTCAACTGACAGAAACTTTCGGTTTAAAATTCAGTTACGATGTTTGGAAAACGCCCCTTGATGGTGGCGCCCAAACGGATGACTCCTCCATCCGTGCCGGAGTGACCTGGATTCTGTAA
- a CDS encoding aminopeptidase, with translation MNKKSLLALSSLMFVLSGCQLGYIMKSGVGQMKLLHSRVPINEALADPKLEEEKKSKLRLALEAREFAEKDLHLKPTKNYTSYVELGRPYVTYVVSAAEKWELKTYQWSYPFMGKMPYKGYFSEPDALEEEKEMQGKGLDTYMRGVSAYSTLGWFNDPILSSMLRYDDYDLVNTIIHETVHATLFIKHEADFNERLATFTGTKGAELFYQKKEGLESPTLKQLKDEGEDSKLFSEFISAELDELKVWYQSLKASDRVEENRVARIRQIQERFTKNLKPRLKTKNFDHFPELKLNNARLLLYKTYMQDLSDFEKLYELSGRNFSEFIQRCKNLESAQDPATALKKLISESTLPATNSI, from the coding sequence ATGAACAAAAAATCTCTGCTGGCTCTTTCATCTTTGATGTTCGTCTTAAGTGGTTGCCAGTTAGGTTACATTATGAAATCCGGCGTGGGACAAATGAAGCTGCTTCATAGCCGCGTTCCCATCAACGAAGCCTTGGCCGACCCAAAGCTTGAAGAAGAAAAAAAATCAAAACTGCGCTTGGCGCTTGAGGCGCGTGAGTTCGCGGAAAAAGATCTTCACCTAAAGCCCACCAAAAATTACACCTCTTATGTCGAACTAGGTCGCCCCTATGTCACCTATGTGGTGAGTGCCGCCGAAAAATGGGAATTAAAAACCTATCAGTGGTCTTATCCGTTTATGGGAAAAATGCCTTATAAAGGTTACTTCAGCGAACCGGATGCTTTAGAAGAAGAAAAAGAAATGCAGGGCAAAGGGTTAGACACCTACATGCGCGGCGTTTCGGCATATAGCACCTTGGGCTGGTTTAATGATCCCATTTTAAGCTCCATGCTTCGCTATGACGATTATGATTTGGTTAACACCATCATTCATGAAACCGTGCATGCCACCTTATTCATCAAGCATGAGGCCGATTTCAATGAACGTCTTGCCACATTCACCGGCACAAAGGGGGCTGAGCTTTTTTATCAAAAAAAAGAAGGCTTAGAATCCCCGACACTGAAGCAGCTGAAAGACGAAGGTGAAGACAGCAAACTTTTTTCAGAATTCATTTCTGCCGAACTGGATGAACTTAAAGTTTGGTACCAAAGTTTAAAAGCTTCCGATCGAGTCGAAGAAAATCGTGTCGCGCGCATCCGTCAAATCCAAGAACGCTTTACCAAAAATTTAAAGCCTCGCCTTAAAACTAAGAATTTTGATCATTTTCCAGAGCTCAAACTCAACAATGCCCGTCTGCTTTTGTATAAAACCTATATGCAGGACTTGAGCGACTTTGAAAAGCTGTATGAGTTGTCGGGACGGAATTTTTCAGAATTCATTCAACGTTGCAAAAACTTAGAGTCCGCACAAGACCCTGCCACGGCGCTAAAAAAGCTCATTTCAGAGTCAACCCTACCAGCGACAAATTCCATCTAG
- a CDS encoding DUF6242 domain-containing protein has translation MNQKLKRREFIKALTSVGLLSTAVTLTSSNSWAWVATRMRKSKNLAIAYLRMIGVDSGSNGRSTTTATGATWTNGTMPSANNQKGSWALTAYNGSTYVVLLSPGNNVATSTDGTTWTLRTLPSSQTWTGLATNGSKFVAIASAANRGAHSNDGITWTQTNTLPSASNWACLSWNGTVFCAVATGSNRGMTSTDGVSWTARTLSSTANWSAISWSGSLFSVVAKNSNIVITSPDGINWSSTASLPVQSDQPFLISGSNVILPASNSFLNGDTYFSTNASTWTRNNTLPSGTWKLFQFINGYYIAVDSGTTGGNRFIRSADGINWTSGSLPNTFTWNGLAWNGSVACLIGNSIFSPFGDNKVITSTDLTTWTQSNLPATGQWYQLTSNGSNFLLLGNYWMSGDIFYQSVDGITWTTLSIPSGMSSVSLLLGSSGRYLSVTPGSGTCLYSTNDGANWSTVTLPSSANWSCVTYANSLFIILGDNTFLTSTDATSWSQATLPLSATWTSVVWTGSFYVAKTSDSSLMATSADGVTWFVEGIEKANWSSMAHNGSVFAAVESGTNKLATSTDGRSWKTSTMPSSSDWSITAQGTRFGAVGSGTSAAYSDDGASWTPTVMPSSQSWVGISSRSNQFFAVGNLSNRAAISNDGTSWSALGSLPESPGTGRWTAVASSSSLAVALAADSSTAANSTNGSTWSPSTLPVAASWSAMAWNGSIFCAIASAGNIAVTSADGVTWSQQTLPASADWNSIVWNGSIFCAIAPGTVGAISSDGVSWTQVTLPNASWSCLVWNQTQFLALARGGTIKMTSPDGVNWSSSSITNYDYRAISWNGSLFCALSAGSSKFYCHISTDGSTWTRYQIANASYDGLSIVWNGARFYASTETNQLYSSPDGATWASVSGPSSARYIFTPRP, from the coding sequence ATGAACCAAAAACTAAAGCGCCGCGAATTCATCAAAGCCCTGACTTCCGTGGGACTCTTGTCAACGGCAGTGACCCTCACATCTTCAAATTCTTGGGCGTGGGTGGCAACCCGCATGCGCAAATCCAAAAACCTTGCCATCGCTTATCTTCGCATGATCGGGGTGGATTCCGGGTCTAACGGTCGAAGCACCACAACCGCCACTGGAGCCACTTGGACTAATGGAACAATGCCGTCCGCGAACAATCAAAAAGGTTCTTGGGCGCTCACCGCTTATAATGGTTCAACTTATGTTGTCCTGCTTTCTCCAGGAAATAACGTGGCCACGTCGACGGATGGCACGACGTGGACATTGCGCACTCTGCCTTCTTCACAGACATGGACGGGGTTAGCCACAAATGGATCAAAATTTGTTGCTATCGCGAGCGCTGCCAACCGAGGCGCTCATTCGAATGATGGCATCACGTGGACACAAACCAATACTCTCCCTTCAGCTTCCAACTGGGCATGCCTCTCGTGGAACGGCACTGTTTTTTGCGCGGTTGCGACAGGGTCCAACCGCGGCATGACTTCGACAGATGGTGTTAGTTGGACCGCGAGAACTCTTTCGAGCACGGCCAATTGGTCTGCGATTTCCTGGAGTGGATCCCTATTTTCCGTCGTGGCTAAGAACAGCAACATCGTAATAACCTCGCCCGACGGAATAAATTGGTCGTCGACAGCATCCTTGCCTGTGCAATCGGACCAACCCTTTCTAATATCCGGCTCTAACGTCATTTTGCCCGCATCAAACTCTTTCTTAAATGGCGATACCTATTTTTCCACGAACGCTTCAACGTGGACCCGCAACAACACTCTTCCTTCGGGTACGTGGAAGCTTTTTCAGTTCATAAATGGCTATTACATAGCGGTAGACTCTGGCACAACCGGAGGAAATCGCTTCATACGATCCGCTGACGGAATCAATTGGACAAGCGGAAGTCTTCCTAATACTTTTACTTGGAACGGACTGGCCTGGAACGGAAGTGTTGCTTGTCTTATTGGCAACAGTATTTTTAGTCCTTTTGGCGATAACAAGGTCATCACTTCCACGGACCTGACAACTTGGACCCAATCCAATTTACCAGCGACCGGTCAATGGTACCAACTGACTTCCAATGGCTCCAATTTTCTTTTATTAGGCAATTATTGGATGAGCGGTGATATCTTTTATCAATCTGTCGATGGGATTACGTGGACCACCCTTTCCATCCCCAGCGGCATGAGTTCAGTCAGCCTTCTTCTAGGAAGCTCGGGTCGATACCTTTCGGTGACCCCTGGTTCCGGCACATGTCTTTATTCCACAAATGATGGTGCGAACTGGAGTACGGTCACCTTGCCTTCAAGCGCGAACTGGAGCTGCGTCACTTATGCTAATAGCCTCTTTATCATTTTAGGCGACAATACATTTTTGACTTCCACGGACGCCACCTCTTGGTCCCAGGCAACCCTACCACTTTCGGCAACTTGGACGTCGGTGGTTTGGACGGGAAGCTTCTATGTCGCGAAAACCAGTGATTCTAGTTTGATGGCGACCTCCGCAGACGGTGTGACATGGTTCGTGGAGGGTATTGAGAAAGCGAACTGGTCTTCCATGGCTCATAACGGAAGCGTTTTTGCCGCCGTTGAGAGTGGCACCAACAAGCTAGCGACCTCTACCGATGGAAGATCCTGGAAAACATCCACCATGCCTTCAAGTTCTGACTGGTCCATAACTGCCCAAGGAACGCGTTTTGGCGCCGTGGGAAGTGGAACGTCCGCCGCTTATTCTGATGACGGGGCATCTTGGACCCCGACAGTCATGCCCAGTTCGCAAAGCTGGGTGGGGATTTCATCTCGATCGAATCAGTTTTTTGCTGTGGGAAATCTTTCCAATCGCGCCGCAATTTCCAACGACGGCACCTCTTGGAGCGCTTTAGGCTCTTTACCCGAAAGCCCCGGCACGGGTCGATGGACCGCAGTGGCCTCAAGCTCTTCATTAGCCGTAGCCCTCGCCGCCGACTCATCCACAGCTGCAAACTCTACCAACGGATCCACGTGGAGCCCAAGCACCTTGCCGGTGGCGGCTTCATGGTCTGCGATGGCATGGAATGGAAGCATTTTTTGCGCTATTGCCTCTGCCGGAAACATCGCCGTCACATCCGCTGATGGTGTTACATGGTCACAACAAACTTTACCAGCTTCGGCAGACTGGAATTCCATAGTTTGGAATGGCAGCATTTTTTGCGCCATTGCTCCCGGAACTGTCGGTGCCATTTCTTCAGACGGAGTTTCGTGGACTCAAGTCACCTTACCCAATGCCTCCTGGAGCTGCTTAGTCTGGAATCAAACTCAATTTTTGGCTTTAGCCCGCGGGGGAACTATCAAGATGACATCCCCTGATGGAGTGAACTGGTCTTCAAGTTCCATAACCAACTATGACTATCGGGCCATCTCTTGGAATGGTTCTCTTTTTTGCGCTCTGAGTGCGGGCTCTAGCAAATTTTATTGTCACATCAGTACTGATGGCTCGACATGGACCCGCTACCAAATTGCTAACGCCTCGTATGACGGGCTTTCGATTGTTTGGAATGGCGCCCGCTTTTACGCCTCCACGGAAACAAATCAGCTTTATAGCTCCCCGGACGGAGCAACTTGGGCTTCGGTCTCTGGACCTAGTTCAGCTAGGTACATTTTTACCCCTCGTCCGTGA